From a single Dehalococcoidales bacterium genomic region:
- a CDS encoding ATPase, T2SS/T4P/T4SS family, with protein sequence MEPELDLNILKKNLERKKIGDLLVENDLITKADLEQALALQKKQGGRLGEILINQGKMTWESLSLILRDIYKIPYVDLSDEVIDYDAIRVINEAFARKNLVLPMKVNDDTLTIAMAYPDDIRNIQEIRAIAKKRVLVNLAMPKEIERVINIYYKSDTEFEKQINQILIDEELKTSDSQQYDENTPVVNTVNMTIKKGVQSRASDIHFEPQDDILRVRYRIDGILSDMFSLPLSIYPSLLSRIKIMAGMDIAEKRRPQDGKFSIKVDKKEIDIRVATLSTARGERITLRILDKSMNLYGLTGLGLLPEMQTQMEDVLQSSFGMMLIGGPTGSGKTTSLYSCINHLDKNQLNIITIEDPIEYTFSKISQTQVNTKADVTYASGLRAILRSDPDVVLIGEIRDQETARIAVQAALTGHLLLASIHANDAVSIITRLIDLGIDPFLISSTLIAVISQRMARVICNYCKKEKPLTAEEKAIYEEEMKEKAPVGYIGNGCSFCAHTGFLGRTGVFEMLVLTDEIRNAIHKNASHDEIKKIAFSQGMKSLKRDGMMKVKNGLTTVTEIMRCVHTVGL encoded by the coding sequence ATGGAACCTGAACTTGATTTAAACATTTTAAAAAAGAACCTGGAACGCAAGAAAATCGGGGATTTGCTCGTAGAAAACGATTTGATTACCAAAGCGGACCTGGAGCAGGCCCTGGCGCTCCAGAAGAAACAGGGCGGACGCCTCGGGGAAATCCTTATCAACCAGGGAAAAATGACCTGGGAAAGTTTGTCATTAATCCTCAGGGATATCTACAAGATACCTTATGTTGACCTCAGTGACGAGGTCATCGATTATGACGCCATACGCGTTATCAATGAGGCCTTCGCCCGGAAAAACCTGGTGCTGCCCATGAAAGTGAATGATGATACGCTGACCATCGCCATGGCTTACCCGGACGATATCCGCAACATCCAGGAAATCAGGGCCATCGCCAAGAAGCGCGTCCTGGTCAACCTGGCCATGCCCAAGGAAATCGAGCGCGTCATCAATATCTATTACAAGTCCGATACCGAATTTGAAAAACAGATCAACCAGATACTTATCGATGAAGAGCTCAAAACCTCGGACAGTCAGCAGTATGACGAAAATACCCCGGTAGTAAATACCGTGAACATGACCATTAAAAAGGGCGTGCAGAGTCGAGCCTCGGACATCCACTTCGAGCCGCAGGATGATATCCTGCGCGTTCGCTACCGCATTGACGGCATACTTTCGGACATGTTTTCCCTGCCACTGTCCATCTATCCTTCGCTGCTTTCGCGTATCAAAATCATGGCGGGGATGGACATCGCGGAGAAAAGGCGGCCGCAGGACGGGAAATTCTCCATCAAAGTGGACAAGAAAGAGATAGATATCCGCGTCGCCACCCTTTCCACCGCCCGCGGCGAAAGAATCACCCTGCGCATCCTGGACAAGTCCATGAACCTTTACGGCCTGACCGGGCTGGGACTGCTACCGGAAATGCAGACGCAGATGGAGGACGTATTACAAAGCTCTTTCGGCATGATGCTCATCGGCGGCCCTACCGGGTCCGGCAAGACCACCTCTCTTTATTCCTGCATCAATCACCTGGATAAAAACCAGCTTAACATCATCACCATCGAAGACCCGATTGAATACACCTTCAGCAAAATCAGCCAGACGCAGGTCAACACCAAGGCCGATGTTACCTATGCCAGCGGCCTGCGGGCGATTTTGCGCAGCGACCCGGATGTGGTGCTCATCGGGGAAATCCGCGACCAGGAAACCGCCAGGATAGCCGTGCAGGCCGCCCTGACCGGGCACCTGCTGCTGGCCTCCATCCACGCCAATGACGCGGTAAGCATTATTACCCGTTTAATAGATTTGGGCATCGACCCGTTCCTCATTTCTTCCACGCTGATTGCCGTGATTTCTCAGAGGATGGCGCGCGTCATCTGCAACTATTGTAAAAAGGAAAAGCCGCTGACCGCGGAGGAAAAAGCCATCTATGAAGAAGAGATGAAGGAAAAAGCGCCGGTGGGCTACATCGGCAACGGGTGTTCTTTCTGCGCCCATACCGGCTTCCTGGGCAGGACGGGCGTCTTTGAAATGCTGGTCCTGACCGATGAAATCAGGAACGCCATCCATAAAAATGCGTCCCATGACGAGATAAAAAAGATAGCTTTCAGCCAGGGCATGAAATCCCTGAAGCGGGACGGCATGATGAAAGTAAAGAACGGCCTGACCACCGTTACGGAGATAATGCGCTGTGTGCATACCGTGGGTCTATAG
- a CDS encoding helix-turn-helix domain-containing protein, with amino-acid sequence MPQIINNQKYYRTSEACSIAGISKNTFFRWVANNTFAEVQYRDGRGWRLFDEKELERLINEVNKRNSVNSIADSAAEA; translated from the coding sequence ATGCCGCAAATTATCAACAACCAGAAGTATTACCGCACCTCGGAAGCATGCTCCATTGCCGGGATATCTAAAAACACCTTCTTTCGCTGGGTAGCCAATAATACTTTCGCGGAAGTGCAATACCGTGACGGCCGGGGCTGGCGCCTGTTCGATGAAAAAGAGCTGGAACGCCTGATTAATGAGGTCAATAAAAGGAACTCGGTCAATTCAATAGCCGATAGCGCGGCGGAGGCTTAA